One Brassica napus cultivar Da-Ae chromosome C2, Da-Ae, whole genome shotgun sequence DNA window includes the following coding sequences:
- the LOC106380348 gene encoding flavanone 3-dioxygenase 3-like isoform X2, whose protein sequence is MENEKGASSSTFKMGNSAQERSLPYVPDCYAVPPSYEPRDALDSKSESVPTIDISRLKGSDDERRGVIQEIRLACQSFGFFQSILDDALAVAKGFFELPAKEKNKFMSNDVYAPVRYTTSLKDGLDKTQFWRIFLKHYAHPLHRWIHLWPQNPPEYRERIGKFCEEVRILSLEIMGAITESLGLGRDYLSSRMDENGMQVMAVNCYPPCPDPKTALGLPPHSDYSCITILLQNLTGLEIFDLTAHDGSGRWVHVPEVKGVLKVHIGDHVEVLSNGLYKSVIHKVTLNEEKTRISLASLHSLGMDDKMSVPCQLVNDENPVRYRESSFNDFLGFLVKNDISQGDRFIDTLRIKD, encoded by the exons ATGGAAAATGAGAAAGGTGCGAGTTCAAGTACATTCAAAATGGGCAATTCTGCACAAGAGAGGAGTTTGCCGTATGTGCCTGATTGTTACGCTGTCCCGCCTTCATACGAGCCACGTGATGCGCTCGACTCAAAATCTGAAAGCGTACCCACGATCGATATTTCTCGCTTGAAAGGCAGCGATGATGAGCGTCGAGGGGTTATTCAAGAAATAAGATTGGCATGTCAATCTTTCGGGTTTTTTCAA AGCATACTGGACGATGCATTGGCGGTTGCGAAAGGTTTCTTCGAGCTGCCGgcgaaagagaaaaataaatttatgtcgAACGATGTGTATGCACCAGTTAGGTACACTACGAGTCTAAAGGACGGTTTGGACAAGACCCAATTTTGGAGGATATTTCTAAAGCACTATGCACATCCTCTCCATCGTTGGATTCACCTCTGGCCTCAAAACCCACCTGAGTACag GGAAAGAATAGGAAAGTTTTGCGAGGAGGTGAGGATTCTATCTCTCGAGATAATGGGAGCAATAACGGAGAGCCTAGGACTAGGAAGAGACTACCTGTCGTCTCGGATGGACGAAAACGGCATGCAAGTCATGGCCGTTAACTGTTATCCACCGTGTCCGGACCCTAAGACGGCGCTAGGACTGCCGCCACATTCAGACTACAGTTGCATCACCATCCTTCTACAGAACTTGACCGGTCTCGAGATCTTTGATCTGACGGCTCACGATGGCTCGGGCCGCTGGGTTCATGTCCCAGAAGTCAAAGGTGTACTCAAG GTCCATATTGGTGACCATGTCGAGGTGCTAAGCAATGGATTATACAAGAGCGTCATTCATAAAGTTACTCTGAACGAAGAGAAGACGAGAATCTCCCTCGCGAGCTTGCATAGCTTGGGTATGGACGATAAGATGAGCGTACCGTGCCAGTTGGTTAACGATGAAAACCCGGTTCGGTATAGAGAGAGCAGTTTTAATgattttcttggttttcttgTCAAGAATGACATCTCTCAAGGGGATAGGTTCATTGACACTCTTAGAATCAAGGACTGA
- the LOC106380348 gene encoding flavanone 3-dioxygenase 3-like isoform X1, producing MENEKGASSSTFKMGNSAQERSLPYVPDCYAVPPSYEPRDALDSKSESVPTIDISRLKGSDDERRGVIQEIRLACQSFGFFQIVNHGIDQSILDDALAVAKGFFELPAKEKNKFMSNDVYAPVRYTTSLKDGLDKTQFWRIFLKHYAHPLHRWIHLWPQNPPEYRERIGKFCEEVRILSLEIMGAITESLGLGRDYLSSRMDENGMQVMAVNCYPPCPDPKTALGLPPHSDYSCITILLQNLTGLEIFDLTAHDGSGRWVHVPEVKGVLKVHIGDHVEVLSNGLYKSVIHKVTLNEEKTRISLASLHSLGMDDKMSVPCQLVNDENPVRYRESSFNDFLGFLVKNDISQGDRFIDTLRIKD from the exons ATGGAAAATGAGAAAGGTGCGAGTTCAAGTACATTCAAAATGGGCAATTCTGCACAAGAGAGGAGTTTGCCGTATGTGCCTGATTGTTACGCTGTCCCGCCTTCATACGAGCCACGTGATGCGCTCGACTCAAAATCTGAAAGCGTACCCACGATCGATATTTCTCGCTTGAAAGGCAGCGATGATGAGCGTCGAGGGGTTATTCAAGAAATAAGATTGGCATGTCAATCTTTCGGGTTTTTTCAA atagtGAACCACGGAATTGACCAGAGCATACTGGACGATGCATTGGCGGTTGCGAAAGGTTTCTTCGAGCTGCCGgcgaaagagaaaaataaatttatgtcgAACGATGTGTATGCACCAGTTAGGTACACTACGAGTCTAAAGGACGGTTTGGACAAGACCCAATTTTGGAGGATATTTCTAAAGCACTATGCACATCCTCTCCATCGTTGGATTCACCTCTGGCCTCAAAACCCACCTGAGTACag GGAAAGAATAGGAAAGTTTTGCGAGGAGGTGAGGATTCTATCTCTCGAGATAATGGGAGCAATAACGGAGAGCCTAGGACTAGGAAGAGACTACCTGTCGTCTCGGATGGACGAAAACGGCATGCAAGTCATGGCCGTTAACTGTTATCCACCGTGTCCGGACCCTAAGACGGCGCTAGGACTGCCGCCACATTCAGACTACAGTTGCATCACCATCCTTCTACAGAACTTGACCGGTCTCGAGATCTTTGATCTGACGGCTCACGATGGCTCGGGCCGCTGGGTTCATGTCCCAGAAGTCAAAGGTGTACTCAAG GTCCATATTGGTGACCATGTCGAGGTGCTAAGCAATGGATTATACAAGAGCGTCATTCATAAAGTTACTCTGAACGAAGAGAAGACGAGAATCTCCCTCGCGAGCTTGCATAGCTTGGGTATGGACGATAAGATGAGCGTACCGTGCCAGTTGGTTAACGATGAAAACCCGGTTCGGTATAGAGAGAGCAGTTTTAATgattttcttggttttcttgTCAAGAATGACATCTCTCAAGGGGATAGGTTCATTGACACTCTTAGAATCAAGGACTGA
- the LOC106422789 gene encoding glutamate dehydrogenase 2 — MNALAATNRNFRHASRILGLDSKIEKSLMIPFREIKVECTIPKDDGTLVSYVGFRVQHDNARGPMKGGIRYHPEVDPDEVNALAQLMTWKTAVADIPYGGAKGGIGCNPRDLSLSELERLTRVFTQKIHDLIGIHTDVPAPDMGTNAQTMAWILDEYSKFHGHSPAVVTGKPIDLGGSLGREAATGRGVVYATEALLAEYGKSIKGLTFVVQGFGNVGTWAAKLIHEKGGKVVAVSDITGAVRNPEGLDIDALLSHKETTGSLVDFSGGDAMDSNELLIHECDVLIPCALGGVLNKENAGDVKAKFIIEAANHPTDPDADEILSKKGVIILPDIYANAGGVTVSYFEWVQNIQGFMWEEEKVNLELQKYMTRAFHNIKSMCHTHSCNLRMGAFTLGVNRVARATQLRGWEA, encoded by the exons ATGAATGCTTTAGCCGCAACGAACAGGAACTTCCGCCATGCCTCACGAATCCTCGGCTTGGATTCGAAGATCGAGAAGAGTCTCATGATCCCATTCAGAGAAATCAAG GTGGAGTGCACGATCCCCAAAGACGACGGAACTCTTGTTTCCTACGTTGGATTCAGGGTTCAACACGACAATGCTCGTGGACCAATGAAAGGAGGAATCAGATATCACCCCGAG gttGATCCGGATGAAGTCAACGCATTGGCTCAGCTCATGACTTGGAAGACAGCTGTCGCTGACATTCCGTACGGTGGAGCTAAAGGTGGGATCGGATGCAACCCTCGTGACTTGAGCTTGAGCGAGCTCGAGAGACTTACACGTGTCTTCACTCAGAAGATCCATGATCTCATCGGTATTCACACCGATGTGCCTGCTCCTGATATGGGGACTAACGCTCAGACCATGGCTTGGATTCTTGATGAGTACTCCAAGTTTCATGGTCATTCCCCTGCTGTTGTCACCGGCAAGCCCATT GATCTTGGTGGTTCACTTGGTAGGGAAGCTGCCACGGGACGTGGTGTAGTCTATGCAACCGAAGCTCTCCTTGCTGAATACGGCAAATCGATTAAGGGATTGACATTTGTTGTTCAG GGTTTTGGGAATGTTGGAACATGGGCAGCCAAGCTGATCCATGAGAAAGGTGGGAAAGTGGTTGCGGTAAGCGACATCACAGGTGCTGTCAGAAACCCTGAAGGTCTAGACATCGACGCTCTTCTGAGTCACAAAGAGACAACTGGAAGTCTAGTTGATTTCAGTGGTGGAGACGCTATGGACTCAAATGAACTGCTTATCCATGAGTGTGATGTTCTCATTCCTTGTGCTCTTGGTGGTGTCTTGAACAA GGAAAATGCTGGAGATGTGAAGGCAAAGTTCATAATAGAGGCTGCAAACCATCCAACTGATCCAGATGCTGATGAG ATTCTGTCGAAGAAAGGAGTGATTATACTTCCAGATATATACGCAAACGCAGGAGGAGTGACGGTGAGTTACTTTGAGTGGGTGCAGAACATTCAAGGGTTCATGTGGGAAGAGGAGAAAGTGAACCTGGAGTTGCAGAAGTACATGACTCGTGCCTTTCACAACATCAAGTCAATGTGCCATACTCATTCCTGTAACCTCCGTATGGGAGCTTTCACTCTTGGAGTTAACCGTGTTGCTAGAGCCACCCAGTTGCGTGGTTGGGAAGCTTGA